ATTATATGGAAAAAAAAGAAAAAACGTTAACCTTGGTTAAAATAATAAGTAAAATACACTCAATAATTTAATTTATAGAGGTTCCCTTATGTATATTGATGATATTTTTTCATTATTTTCATTAAATATGGAATTAGTCGATTTTTGGAACACACCTACTCCTCAAAATAGTCATAGTCATTAAACCAAAGGACTTATTTTATGTAGACGAAAATCTCAACCTCTTTACTGCTTGAAAAACACTGAGAAGATTTTTTATAATGGAATTATAGTTAAGAAAACGATATATTATTTTTCTCCCTGTATTTAATATCTGGCATGGAATGTTTATCAGTTTGTTTTGAAAACTTTTAAATTCACAATTGATTATTTTATTTTCTTGAACACAATCCGGAATTAGCAGTCCCATCCAGGATTTCAAATTCCAGGCAAGAGAGCAAATTACCATATATGCCCAGTTCGCTTTAAATTCTGCCGCAGGCATTTTTAGCGCATGAATTCCATTGGACAATTGTTTAATCTTATTTTCATGATCGCAGCGTCCATGTATAAAATGTAGTAGATTTTTCGCTGACTTATCATATATGTTTGTGATGTAAAACATATATCTGCAATCCTCAAATAATAACTGCTGACCTTTAGTTACATTAACAATCTTCTTTAACACTATTACCCTGTACTCTTTCTTGCATTTAACCGGCTTATATCTAAACTCCCCAACATATCGCTCCTTCTGCGTTATTGTCTCGTATTCCCTTCTCACTACAACATCCCTTTTTACTCTGTGTTTCTTTTTCCTACCTTTGCCTTTACTTCTCTTTTTTTAAGGCTTATCAAGCCTTTTCCACTGGTTTTCCTCTAATAAATCAGCTTTATGGATTAAATTTTGAAAAGCATCATAGCCAAATATAAATTTAGCGCCACTCTCTGTCCATTCGTCAAACTTCCATGTCAAACTAAAGGCGCGCTGTCTCCATGCAGATAAACATCATCAAAGGTCTTCTTACCAGCTTTATTGATTTGTCTATCCATTCCTCAGCGCCTTCCTGTGACAGGTTATTCCCAGGGCGGTTCACTACATACAGATGTGATCCAGTAATAGCTTCCGTTAACGCAAGTGTTGAGAATCCCCATATACTTTTATAAGACATATCCATTCCTTCTTTGCATTCTCCATATGTCTTCTGAATCTTGCCGTCAATATCGACTATGCCATAACGACGAGATTTCTCATCAAGGGTAATATCCCATATCTTTATGTTTGCTTCATTGAATATGTTCATCAATTTATGAATATCAGCTTCTTTAAATCTTCTTAAAAAATCACCAGCCGTTGTCGGATCAGGTATCCTCTATGCTCCAAGCGCATTCAGGCAGGTAATGTTATTCCTAAGCAGCTCAATATCTTTAAGACAGCTACCCCCGCATACTATGTTATATGCAATGTTAAGGATGTGATCTGATTCAAAATAGGGCTTATGACGCTGTAATAGTTCAAGCCTGACATTTATCTGCTCAGGTAAATTGATGCTTCTTGCTAACTGATCTACTACTCCTATGCCGCCACAGTGTATGGAAGATACTCTGCCTGAGATGTCATAATCTATATTTGATGCTGAAAATATTGGCGATTCGCTTTCTTTATTGTCATTAGCCAATCGAATTTCCAAATTATCCTTGTATTTTTTTATCACTTCTTCTAAATTATATTTCTCTTGAAATGCTCCTTTTTCGGAAGTATATTTCTTATCATTAACATTAACTCCTGAATAGGTGAGCATTTCAAGAATTTTAATTTTTATAGCAGGAATTATACGCTTGTTTTAGGACTAAAACTGCTATTACAGCTGCGGATATTTTAAACGATAGAGTGTTGCCATTTTTTGAGGAGCAAGAGATTCCCCTTTTGAGGATATTAACAGATATAGGGACTGAGTATTGTGGGAAAATGGAAAACCATAAATATTAGTTGTATTTAGCAGTTGAAAATATTGATCATTCTAAAACAAAAGCCAGAAGCCCTTAATCGAATGGCATTTGTGAAAGATTTCATAAGACTGTGTTGAGTGAATTTTATCGCGTTGCTTTTAGAAAAAAGATTTACAGAGATTTAGAGGAGTTACAAGAAGATCTTGACGATTGGATAAAAGAATATAATGATGAGAGGTCACATACTGGCAAGTATTGTTACGGAAAAACGTCTATGCAAACATTTCTAGGTTCGAAGAATATTGCTCTATAAAAAATGCTGGATAATAAATTACAGACAATAAAAGGAAACGAGAGTGTCAGATTAAATGCTGGCTAGTACATCGATTTTTGTCCTTCTTTTATCATACATCTCTTTCTGTTGTCTGTAAAATTCATTTATTACAAGTAAATCACTTTGTTGTCTTTTCGATAATAATGATAATGAAAATAAAAGCTCAGCTATATGCCTTAAATCACGTGATATATAACGTTATTGCTTACCCTTTGATTTCCTTATCTCTTTATGTGTCTTTTTGCGCTTCTTCGCTAACTTTAAGTAATCTACTCTTGCCTTTCCCCTGTATGTCCGTGGCTTCTTCTCCTTAACCTTAAGCGGATTATGTAATACATCTATTATTAGCTCAAGTTTCTCCCTGGCCTCATTTAATAATGATAAATCCGTCGGATACCTTATATCTGATGGCGCGCATGTGGCATCAAGTATCAATTTGCCTTTATTCTTGTCTTCAGTATCCTCAATCTTATCATTATCAACATCTAAAATATTATCTTGTGGATCACCATTATTCTTATCATTACCTATTGTTAATTCGTTTATACCATTCAGGATATCTCCGCTTAAACGCTTTCTGAAGTGTACCATCATTGACGGATCGAAAGGATAATCATCTGTATACTCACTTAATCCAATGAAATACTGTAAATATGGATTCTCTCGTATCTGCTCTACTGTCTCCTCATCTGTAAATCCACTACGCTCTTTTATTATCAATGCTCCGAGGGCAATCCTTAATGGTTTGGCTGGGGCTCTCATATGTTTTGAAAATCTATTTGGATATATCTTTTCTATCTCTTTTCATGGGATCAGCTTTGAAGGTTTTACCCATTTGTTGTCACATCTAAGCTTGCCTCCAAAGGGAAGATAATAATTTTCAAATTCGAGTTGTTCCAATGATTTCTTCCGGTACATCTTTACTCCATATGCAAGGATTTTGACCTGTTTATTACATTTTACTTGCATATAAAGCAAGCATTATGTCAAAAAAACTCTCAAATATTTAATGCTATTGACTTCTTCAGGAAGACTTAAATAGGCGTTTTCTCATTACATACCAGTCTTGTTTGTCCAACCTTTGTTTAAATTATTATATTTTCTTAATTCATAGACACTCCTTTTATAATTTTGATTTGCGAAAACTGAAACATGTTCCCTCCTGGGGGAATATGGATTCTTTTAGGAAAAATGCTGCATGAACCAAAAATTATTGAGACATAATAAAAACAAAAAAAACGTTTGACATATATTCTAATTTTTTTTATTTGGCTAAACACTTGCCTAAGAGTTATTTTTATGAAAAGAATAATCATTAGCACAACGCTGGCTACAATTAGTTTTTCAGCCTTGACTTGTATAGATAGGAAAACCCTCTGTTGGAATCTATTCAATCTATTTGAGGATGCAACTTATAGGGAAGAAGGACTAAAAAAAATAATAAAATATAACCCTGATGAAGATACAATAACTCTCCCCACATTAAACGATAAGAATTTTTTTGAATCCATAAATGACCTCTCAATATGCAGGAGAAAAGAGGTGAGAACGTTACTCTACATCTATCTTACGAAAAAGCGCGATCATGTAAAACGAGCTATCAGGAGATCCTATTTATACATTGATATTATAAAAAATGAATTCGATAAATACCCTAGCATACCAAAAGATATAATGCTTCTTCCTCTTTTAGAGAGTGGTTTCAATCCCTACGCAATATCCAGAAGCAGGGCAGTAGGTCTGTGGCAATTTATCAGACCTACATCAAGAAGACTCGGGTTGAAAAACGATAAGTGGATAGATGAACGTAGGGATATTGTAAAGTCAACCAATGCAGCTATTCGCCATCTTAGAAATCTATATTGGATTTTCGATTCTTGGGAACTCTCTCTGGCAGCATATAACGGTGGAGGAGGTCGTGTTAGGAGGGCTATTAACAAAACTGGCATCAATGATTTCTGGAAACTCAAGAAAACTAATACACTTAAAACAGAAACAAAGGAATATGTATCCCGTTACGCAGCGTTAATGCTGATATATAAAAACCAGAAACTCTTTGGTATCCATGAAGAGATGAAAGACATTGAAAAGTTTGATACGGAAAGTATTGTTCTTAAATATCCTGTCAATATGCGACATGTGTCAAAGATTACAGGTGTGCCTCTTGCCACTATTAGAAAATTAAATCCAGAACTAATTCGAAATGCCATCCCCCCATATTACAGAGAATATAGCTTCAGGGTGCCAACAAAGACACTGTAACTATTATTTTTTTAACTCCCTTCTTATGGCTGCCCTAATTTTTTCTATAATAAATGGCTTCCCAATAAACACCCCTGCTCCCAATTTTTCTGCCTCTTTTACCCGATCAGTTTTATAATATCCGCTAGTTATTATTGCTTTTTGTTTAGGATACAGTTTAAGTATTTTTTTATATGTATCAAGGCCATCTATTCCTGGATCCATTATCATATCTAAAAACAACAAATCAACTGGCATTTCCCTTATATATTCTATAGCATCTTCACCCTTTGAAACGCTTGCAACAGAGTACCCCAGTCTGGAGAGCATTTTACATACAATTTTTCTCTGTTCACTAACATCATCAACTACTAATATTGTCCCACTTTCGACCTCATCCTTATTGGATGTATCGGATTCGTCATTGATTGATTCTTCCTTTGTAATGGGAAAATAGATATAAAAAGTTGTGCCTTCTCCTACTTGGCTTTGAATATCAATATATCCTTTATGATCCTTAACAATTGCCCACACTACTGCTACACCTAAACCTGTACCGCTTCTACCCATTACCTTTTTTGTATAAAAGGGCTCAAATATTCTTTCTAAATCGCTATCAGAGATACCTACGCCATTGTCCGAAACTTGGAAAAGAACATAATCCCCTTTCTCTACGTTTTCGTAACCCTTTAAAGGTATATCAATGTATTGATGCCTTGTAGATAAAACTACTATCCCTCCATTTGGTAACGCCTCAGCAGCATTTGAGGCTAAATTCATAACAATTTTTGATATATGTGTAGGAGAACCAAGAATATTAAACAGATCTGGTTCAATATCTACTTCAAAATGAACATTTGGGTGATATTCAATTAGCTTTGCATGCTCTGGACTTAGAAGGTATGTATTGATAATGCTATTTAAATTCACAACATCTGTAATATGGATCCCCCTTCTTGATAATATTAACATATCCTGCACAATTGCAGCTGCTTTTTGTCCAGATTGCTGGATGATAGTAATATCCTCCCTTAGTGGATCATCCTCTGCCATATCCATTAGTAATAATTTAGGATAACTAATTATTCCACTTAATACATTGTTGAGATCATGAGCGACACCTCCGGCAAGAATACTGATGGCTTCCATTTTTTCAGCACGATAAAGTTTTGATTCCAATTGCTTCTTCTCTTCCTCTATCTGTATGCGCTTTGTTATATCGCGGGTTACTCCAATTATACCAACAGGACTATCATCAGAGTTACGTAAAAATGTAACTAAGACTTCTGCAGAGATTGTTGATCCATTTTTATGAATCATCTTAAGTTTTAATACTCGCGAACTTGATGCATCCTTTTTTCTATTATATTCTAAAGACAATGCATCTTCTAATGCTTTTAATGCAGTTGATAGTGATTCCTCTGTCAATATCTTATCAACACCATGCCCTATGATCTCATCAACCCAATAACCTGTTAAATTCATAATAGAAGGGCTAGTATATGTTATGCGAAGATTTATATCTGTTGTCCAGATTACATCTGAAACGTTATCCGCAAGCAGACGGTATAATCTATCATCTTGATATAACCTACTTCCTTTCTGGTTAGTCTTGCTTCCCGATATCTTTAGTTCAGCGAGTTGTTTCCTCAGCACCTCTACTTCATCAATCAACTGCTTTTTCGTTTTTCTAATATCCTTCATTTCAACACCTTTAATTATTTAGAAAACGATTTTACTGATCAACCTATTGGCATGTTTGGAGGAAGTGGGGGAAGAAGCCTTGGGTATGAAATTATGCTTAATTTATAAAACAATCCTCAAGAGGGATTCACTCATTTCATGAATTACTTTGTAACATATATTGGCAAAGTATCATGAAATATATTCATGAAAATGTTGATATCTTTTGCTGTGAGTTATATCAACATATTTCTTAAAATTCCCTATAATGAAATTAAACATAATTATCACACAACAATAGTTGCCTCTGTTATTGAAATAATTCGCCCTCTCGAATCACCAAGACATGCATAACAATACAACCGCTATATTTACTATTTTAGTGTAATTGTAATTTCAGCAAAAGGCAAGAATTATTCTGGCCAATAATCCCCTTGGAGGAAGTATAGAATTGTAACAATATAATCTTAGCTGAAGTACTAAGATGAAGTGAATAATCATGAATATGACGCTGGATTTGATTCCTGAAGGATTTAGTGAGACTGATATAGATATCTTCGCTTGTCAGCTGCATATTATGCTGATAGAGTATTATTACGCATTTCATAATGAGAAAGAACAATTTTAAAATTGGATTATCAATATTTTAATATTTTCTTGACTTTTTATGCTGTAAATATTTTGTTGTTTAACATGTGTTAAAAAGTCTGGACGGTATGGTTCACTTGCTGATGTATTTATTAATAATCCATAATTTTTAAACGGTTACGATTTAGGAATGAATTTAAAATTATTTACAGGGTAAATGTGGAGGTTAAAATACTTTTGTAATTAATTAAAACTACCAAACACCTTAGCCATCGCAAACTTATGCAAAGAAGCATTTTATCAAACAATGCAGAAGTAATGACGTTATCGAAAAGAAATACTACTTTAGGTATTTCATCTTCCGAAATTTGCTATTATCTCCTGAAATAGTATATCAGCATTGATATCTCGGATTTTGATTTTAACAGAAACGTTAGCAATAAATAAATTATTAGATTAAACAACAAGCTTAAGTTGCGAAGATAAGAGATGACCCTTATCACACATCTCACCCGCCTATAGGAATTATACTCTCTTATTAGCAAATAAATGAATAAATAGCTGAATATACTGAGGTATATGTATGAGTTTATTAATATAATTCATATCCTTTTAAAAATATATAAGTTTAAGGAGAGTATATTATGAAAAGTTTTTTATACCTGTTTCGAGTTATTGTCTTATGTATCTCATGTTCAGTGACAACATTGGGATTTGCGGAACAGATAAAGCTAAAGCTAGGAACACTTGGTCCAAAGGAAACAATCGGGGGATTGATACTTGATGATTTTTTTAAACCTTTTTATTCTGAAGCAGCCAAGAATTTAGGTCATACGTTAAAACTGCTCGTTTACTATGGGGGCGTAATGGGAGATGACTTGCAAATGCTTCAGAAAGCAAGAATGGGTCAATTAGATGTTGTTGGGAGTTCAATAAATGGCACTCCGTCAATTGCAAAGGGTATAGAGGTTGCTGGAATGGCATATCTTATTGAGACCTTAGGGCAGTTTGATTTTGTGATGAGAAGGTTGAAAGAATTTACTGATTTATATTATGAAAAGAACTGGATTTGCTTATCCATGTTAACAGAAGGTAGACATGATCTTTATATGAGAGAACCCTATCTGACAATAAAAAAATTAAGGGCTATGAAGGGGGGGAACTATACTGGTGGGCCTGATGATACATTTTTTAAGGCGCTTGGGATTCCACAAGTAAACTTTCAACCCCCTGAATATTTTACACGAGCAAAAGCCGGATTGCTTGATTCTGTAATCTCACCATCAATCTTCAATGCAGGCGCTCAGATATATACTGCACTAACCTATATAATGGAACCAACGATCAGATTTGGCTGCGCTGCTATGGTTTTAACAAAGGAGAGATGGTCGAAGCTTCCATGGGATTTTAAAACCTTTCTCGTTGGATCACATCCTTTCTTCTATTATGTTTTTAGCGGTTTTATGCGCGATGCAGATGACGCCTTTCTCAAGGCCATGTGTGATTATGGAAGCAAGATTGTTGTTGTTAAACCCGATGAATTGAAAAGTATAAAGGAGTTAGTATACAAATATCGAGAAGAATATCTGGGCACTGATAAGGAAAAGAGAAAATACTATAATAAAATATTAAAGGCTGTGAAGGAATATAAATCAGGCAATCCAATTGAGAAACGAATCTATGAAAGAGATCCAACCTACAAAAATTTTAAGAAGACTTTATTGACAATTGAGAGGGCTCTTAAGGCTTACCGCGACAGTGGTTCAAAAGCTGAGATACTGGCGCTTGAAAAGAGGAATATAATTGAAAAGTGGAGATTATACGATTGGATAGTTGCATGTGAAAAATATATCAAAAGTGGCAATCCTAAGCAGTTAAGAAATTGGATGAACTCATTCTTTGTTAGGGCAATTGTGGATGAGTTGTTCACAAAACATATGGATTGTGTGAAGAAGCTATATGGTTCACATGCAGCCTTAAAATTGAGGATTAATGAGTATTTAAAACTGATCGAATCGAAGAGATACAAGGGATTTCATAAGGGAGTATGATGATAGAAGAGGGTAATAGAATGCACAATAATACAGAGAGTGATCATGAAGTGAATTTTGACACCTTCGAAAGGCTTCCAGGATGGAAGGGAAGGTTGCAGCTTATAAACGAAAGGATTATGACAATAGAGAGAATGGCCCTCTACATATGCTTATTCGTAATGTGTTTAGGAGCTTTTTTGGAATGGTTTCTGAGGGTATTCTTTACAATTGGATTTGCCTGGATGGGGGAGCTTACCATGTATGCCATGTTATGGGCTGGTTTTCTAGGAGCTGTGCTTGCGACTTCGCGTCTTGAGCATTTTCGCATAGATTTAGTTCGCTTAATAAAGGACAAGAACAGGATTATAACAAGGGTTTTTAGGATAGCGTCATACTTGACTGCGTTGATCCTATGTATTGTGTTTGCATATGCCTCATTACAATATATTAACACTCTAATTCAGAATGATTTGAGATCGTCATATGGTTATGCGATTTGGCCATTTTTTATCATAGTGCTATATTTCTATATCGCTAGCGGGGTCAGGTTTTTATTTACAGCCCTAATGAAATTATTATAACACCCTAAATTTATTAAGGTGTCTATGAATGAAGGTGCATATTTCACCAATAGTCAGGATTATGAGCATAGGTGCTGTAAGGCATTCTCAATAGGGCTAATTATGTACTTCTTTTGAGAGGAGGATAAGGTGATTGCTTTTATTACTATTATTATTCTACTTACTGCTTTTATTGGCACTCCACTATTCGCCACACTGGGCTTGTTGCCGTCAGTATTTTTCCACTATGTTGCTGATGTCCCTCTTCAGGCAATGATAACCCAGGTGTCAACCATGATAAAAGCGCCTGGCTTAATCGCTTTGCCGCTTTTTACATTTATGGGTTACATATTAACCTATAGCAAAACATCTCAGAGAATAGCAGATTTTGCTGATAATTGGTTGGGATGGCTACCTGGTGGATTAGCGATAACAACGATTATATCCTACACAGCATTTAGCGCTATCAGTGGTGGCTCAGCCATAGCTGTGATGGCGCTTGGTGGAATATACTACGCTGCTTTGTTAAAAGCTGGATATAATACTAAATTTTCCCTGGGCATCTGCACAGTCTTTGGGGGTGGAGGCATGCTTTTCCCTCCCAGTCTACCCGTTATTATTCTTGGATTTATAGCCTATATATCAATAGATACTCTTTTTGTAGCAGCCTTTATACCAGGAATAATAGTTGTGAGTATCTTTCTCGTGTATTGCATAATAAATGCTATTATGGGGAGAGTAGAATCAACGCCCTTTTCATACCAAAAGGCCATGAAATCATTAAAGGATATAAGTTTTGAAATTCCCTTACCCTTTTTGATTATTGGCGGTATATTTACTGGTTGGATGTCTATTGTAGAAGTGGCCATAATTACCCTCATTTATGTTATCATAACACAATGTTTATTGCGTAGAGAAGTCAATCTTGTAGATTTTAAGAGAGCAGCATTGAATAGTATGCTGCTTTTCGGTGCCATTTTTGCAGTAATGACATCAGCGCTTACGCTTTCTAACTTCTTAATTGACAATTATATACCACAAAGGGCCTTAGAATTTATACAAGGATTTATTTCAAGCCGCATTGTTTTTCTTTTGTTTTTAAATATCATATTACTCATTACCGGTTGCCTTATGGATATATTCAGCGCAATATTGGTGATGGTTCCACTACTACTTCCAGTGGCTAAAGGATATGATATTGCTCCCCTTCACTTTGCAGTTATCTTTTTATGGAATCTGGAGATAGGATATAGCACACCGCCAATTGGTTTCAATCTATTTGTTGGTTCTTTCAGATTCCGAAAACCCCTCGAGACCTTATGGAGAGCTGCAATTCCAGGCCTTAT
The Spirochaetota bacterium DNA segment above includes these coding regions:
- a CDS encoding transposase, with the translated sequence MRREYETITQKERYVGEFRYKPVKCKKEYRVIVLKKIVNVTKGQQLLFEDCRYMFYITNIYDKSAKNLLHFIHGRCDHENKIKQLSNGIHALKMPAAEFKANWAYMVICSLAWNLKSWMGLLIPDCVQENKIINCEFKSFQNKLINIPCQILNTGRKIIYRFLNYNSIIKNLLSVFQAVKRLRFSST
- a CDS encoding transposase; its protein translation is MRAPAKPLRIALGALIIKERSGFTDEETVEQIRENPYLQYFIGLSEYTDDYPFDPSMMVHFRKRLSGDILNGINELTIGNDKNNGDPQDNILDVDNDKIEDTEDKNKGKLILDATCAPSDIRYPTDLSLLNEAREKLELIIDVLHNPLKVKEKKPRTYRGKARVDYLKLAKKRKKTHKEIRKSKGKQ
- a CDS encoding lytic transglycosylase domain-containing protein, producing MKRIIISTTLATISFSALTCIDRKTLCWNLFNLFEDATYREEGLKKIIKYNPDEDTITLPTLNDKNFFESINDLSICRRKEVRTLLYIYLTKKRDHVKRAIRRSYLYIDIIKNEFDKYPSIPKDIMLLPLLESGFNPYAISRSRAVGLWQFIRPTSRRLGLKNDKWIDERRDIVKSTNAAIRHLRNLYWIFDSWELSLAAYNGGGGRVRRAINKTGINDFWKLKKTNTLKTETKEYVSRYAALMLIYKNQKLFGIHEEMKDIEKFDTESIVLKYPVNMRHVSKITGVPLATIRKLNPELIRNAIPPYYREYSFRVPTKTL
- a CDS encoding response regulator, encoding MKDIRKTKKQLIDEVEVLRKQLAELKISGSKTNQKGSRLYQDDRLYRLLADNVSDVIWTTDINLRITYTSPSIMNLTGYWVDEIIGHGVDKILTEESLSTALKALEDALSLEYNRKKDASSSRVLKLKMIHKNGSTISAEVLVTFLRNSDDSPVGIIGVTRDITKRIQIEEEKKQLESKLYRAEKMEAISILAGGVAHDLNNVLSGIISYPKLLLMDMAEDDPLREDITIIQQSGQKAAAIVQDMLILSRRGIHITDVVNLNSIINTYLLSPEHAKLIEYHPNVHFEVDIEPDLFNILGSPTHISKIVMNLASNAAEALPNGGIVVLSTRHQYIDIPLKGYENVEKGDYVLFQVSDNGVGISDSDLERIFEPFYTKKVMGRSGTGLGVAVVWAIVKDHKGYIDIQSQVGEGTTFYIYFPITKEESINDESDTSNKDEVESGTILVVDDVSEQRKIVCKMLSRLGYSVASVSKGEDAIEYIREMPVDLLFLDMIMDPGIDGLDTYKKILKLYPKQKAIITSGYYKTDRVKEAEKLGAGVFIGKPFIIEKIRAAIRRELKK
- the dctP gene encoding TRAP transporter substrate-binding protein DctP; translation: MKSFLYLFRVIVLCISCSVTTLGFAEQIKLKLGTLGPKETIGGLILDDFFKPFYSEAAKNLGHTLKLLVYYGGVMGDDLQMLQKARMGQLDVVGSSINGTPSIAKGIEVAGMAYLIETLGQFDFVMRRLKEFTDLYYEKNWICLSMLTEGRHDLYMREPYLTIKKLRAMKGGNYTGGPDDTFFKALGIPQVNFQPPEYFTRAKAGLLDSVISPSIFNAGAQIYTALTYIMEPTIRFGCAAMVLTKERWSKLPWDFKTFLVGSHPFFYYVFSGFMRDADDAFLKAMCDYGSKIVVVKPDELKSIKELVYKYREEYLGTDKEKRKYYNKILKAVKEYKSGNPIEKRIYERDPTYKNFKKTLLTIERALKAYRDSGSKAEILALEKRNIIEKWRLYDWIVACEKYIKSGNPKQLRNWMNSFFVRAIVDELFTKHMDCVKKLYGSHAALKLRINEYLKLIESKRYKGFHKGV
- a CDS encoding TRAP transporter small permease, which gives rise to MMIEEGNRMHNNTESDHEVNFDTFERLPGWKGRLQLINERIMTIERMALYICLFVMCLGAFLEWFLRVFFTIGFAWMGELTMYAMLWAGFLGAVLATSRLEHFRIDLVRLIKDKNRIITRVFRIASYLTALILCIVFAYASLQYINTLIQNDLRSSYGYAIWPFFIIVLYFYIASGVRFLFTALMKLL
- a CDS encoding TRAP transporter large permease subunit gives rise to the protein MIAFITIIILLTAFIGTPLFATLGLLPSVFFHYVADVPLQAMITQVSTMIKAPGLIALPLFTFMGYILTYSKTSQRIADFADNWLGWLPGGLAITTIISYTAFSAISGGSAIAVMALGGIYYAALLKAGYNTKFSLGICTVFGGGGMLFPPSLPVIILGFIAYISIDTLFVAAFIPGIIVVSIFLVYCIINAIMGRVESTPFSYQKAMKSLKDISFEIPLPFLIIGGIFTGWMSIVEVAIITLIYVIITQCLLRREVNLVDFKRAALNSMLLFGAIFAVMTSALTLSNFLIDNYIPQRALEFIQGFISSRIVFLLFLNIILLITGCLMDIFSAILVMVPLLLPVAKGYDIAPLHFAVIFLWNLEIGYSTPPIGFNLFVGSFRFRKPLETLWRAAIPGLIAQIIGLVVITYWPDLTLWLPRFLGMTKELIKFTI